The window GCTCGCTATCGGCATCAAAGGCGGTGTGGGTCTGCGCAACGCAGACCCCACACAGATCGCCGCACCAATAGCCCTAGCCATCGCGGTCGGGCTCTTGATTCCGATCGCCGCCTTCGCGCTCTTGAAGGTACTGACCCCGCTGAGTCAACTCGATCGCGGGGCGATTGCCGCCCACTACGGTTCGACTTCCTTGGTGACCTTCACGGCAGGGCTCATGTTCGTCGAATCCTTAGGGCTCGAAACAGAAGGCTTCTTACCCACCCTGCTGGCCATCATGGAAGTACCCGGCCTGATTGTGGGCCTTGTCCTTGCCCGCAAGGCCAGCAAAGGTCAAAGCTGGGGTCCCCTCATGCACGAAGTGCTCACTGGGAAGTCCATCTTGCTCTTGGTTGGCGGTCTGGTCATCGGTGCCGTCAGCGGCCAGACCGGCTACGAGCGAGTGGAGCCGTTCTTCGGCGGCCTGTTTGTGGGAATACTCACACTCTTCCTCCTTCAGCTCGGAATTCAGGCTGGATCACACCTCAAAGAACTGCCGCAGGCCGGCTGGGGATTGCTCGTGTTTGCACTCGGTTTTCCGCTGATTGCCGGCTTTGCAGGAGTTGCACTTGCGGCCTGGATTGGGCTGAGCGCTGGAGGAGCTGCGGTGTTTGGAATTCTGTGCGCTAGTGCGTCATACATCGCGGCGCCCGCTGCAGTGAAGCTCTCCCTGCCCCAGGCAAACCCAGGCTTCTATCTCACAGCGAGCTTGGGGATTACCTTCCCGTTCAACCTGATTGTAGGAATACCCCTGTTCGTGTGGTTCGCTCAGGTAATTGGCTAGCCGCTGAAGCAAAACAAAACCCCCTCGCGATGAGGGGGTTTTGACGGCGTAGCTGGAGCGGGGCTCGATCCCGCGACCTCACGATTATGAGTCGTGCGCTCTAACCAGCTGAGCTACCCAGCCACGAACATCCGCCGGTGAGGCAGGTTACCCTGCAGCAGTCGAAGAATGATCGGGCCCCGAGCGAGGATTGAACTCGCGACCCCTTCCTTACCATGGAAGTGCTCTACCACTGAGCTATCGGGGCGTATCCATACCTTCGAGGTTCCCCTCGAAAATTGGCACCGTAAGAGATTATCACCTCTGAGCGCATGCTAAAAACACAAGGCGGTTGAT of the Aurantimicrobium photophilum genome contains:
- a CDS encoding sodium-dependent bicarbonate transport family permease, producing MFESLQLAVTNLTSPPVLAFVLGLIAVGLRSKLEIPPQIFSALSIYLLLAIGIKGGVGLRNADPTQIAAPIALAIAVGLLIPIAAFALLKVLTPLSQLDRGAIAAHYGSTSLVTFTAGLMFVESLGLETEGFLPTLLAIMEVPGLIVGLVLARKASKGQSWGPLMHEVLTGKSILLLVGGLVIGAVSGQTGYERVEPFFGGLFVGILTLFLLQLGIQAGSHLKELPQAGWGLLVFALGFPLIAGFAGVALAAWIGLSAGGAAVFGILCASASYIAAPAAVKLSLPQANPGFYLTASLGITFPFNLIVGIPLFVWFAQVIG